The Pseudomonadota bacterium genomic interval CTGGGTAAAATCACCGGGTAGTTGGATATTGCCGTAACGCCCGGTCTCTTCGCAGACGCCATCGGCGTAGATCATATCGCCCAGCCCGATGAAAAAGTCCGGCTCGAAGCGCTTGATGCCATGAAAAATGGGGTAATCGTCAGCGGCGTCTCGGCATACATTCTGGCCACCTAAGTCGCCTCCCCAGGCAAACCGGACGGGTTTGACCGACTGAGGCGATGGTGCGGTGCGGAAATGGCCGACCACTGCCTCCTCCACCGCAGCGGATAGAGGGACTTCGCCCGCCCATACGGCGTAGAAGTAGATGGTATCGGGGCGCAGTCGGTTCACTTCGAAATGGGCGGCATAGTCGTGATCAGCGGTCAGCATCTGCTGCTTTTTTATGGGCAGGGCCGGCGCGCCGAACAATAACAAGTTCAGGGTAGTTTCGCCTTCTGCGCGAGACCAGATCACTGCGCTGCGATCACTGACGTCACCAACGAGGGTGGTGGCATCGACCGCGGCCCAGGTTGGGGTGCTGAACGTCAACGCCAATGCCAGCAGCGTGGTTCGAACAGTGGGGGGTGTATATAGCGTATTGGGGTACATGCCGGGGACCTCCGTCGGGGTGGATGAGGCCTCACCTTAAAGTGCCGGTATTGACATTCATTCGGTTGTTCGCTGACGAAAATATGACGGTCTTGGACCAGCCGGTCGGGAGGGCATCGGTTGATCCGTGGCGGGTACCGGGGAAGGGATTTATAGCCGGCAAGTGATGGTCAAGGAGGTTATATTTCTTTGTGGGCGAAAATTCGAAACGGCAAGTAACCGAGGTGAGTCCACGCTTTTTGGGCGACTGTGTTGCCGGCCATATACGACAGCTCCACGCGGGACACACGCTGTTGCCGAAACCAGTGTTCCGCGTGTTCGACAAGGTCGGATGCGATACCGTGATTTCGATAAGCCGGCTCCACCCAACAGCCGGCGATGTGGCCCACCTCGCCGAATCCGGTGGCTGGCATGTTGGTTTCCGAGATCGTTGCCAACAGACAGCCGGCCGGCGCGTCTTCAATCTCCGCGAGCAAGGCGATACTTCGCGGGTTTTCTATAAATCCTTTCACCCATGCCAGGGTGGGCGCGCCGACTGTTCCGGGCAAGGCGGCTGTGTAGACATCGTGGGGAACGTTCTGTTGCAGATATTGAACGATTCGCACGCAAGCTTGTGCACAGTAGGGGGCGTCATTTAGGTCCGCTTCGCGGATGACCAAGGCAGAACGGTTCACGCCCCACAACTCCATTGGGTTGTTTGCGCTCCAAATTTTAACTCAATTCCGGTCGCACTTTCCGGGCAAGTTTCAGGTGGCCGTAGGAGAGCACGTGTGGTCGGCCTGTGGTTCCGGGACCGGAACCACTTGGTTTTTGCCTTGGCGCTTGCCTTTGTAGAGCCGCTCGTCGGCTGCGGCGATACAACGATCCAAACCTTCGCTCGGGTTGTACTCGCATAATCCGAAAGTCATGGTGACCGTCAGAGGTGACGCCGACAGTGCCAGTTGTTCTGTCTCCAGCTTCTTCCGCAATCGTTCGATGCTCTGATAGGCGCAGTGTAAATTCGTGTTGGGCAGCATCATCAGGAATTCTTCGCCGCCCCAACGACTGATTTGGTCGGATTTTCGAGCGTGAGTACCAATCATCTGGGAGACGTGTTTCAGTATGGCGTCTCCGGTTTTGTGACCGTACCGGTCGTTAACGCGTTTAAAGTTATCGATGTCAGCCAGGACGATCACAAACGGATGCCTATAGCGATCATAACGATGAACTTCTTCGGTCATCAGTTCGGTGATGGCGCGCCGGTTCAGCAGGCCGGTCAAAGGATCGGTTCGCGCCAAGCGCTGGAGTTCAGTCGTCAGCGCGGAGACCTTCTCGTCGGCGTCCCACGCTCCCCGTTGGTAAAAGAAAGAAATGTAGGTCAGCGCGAATACCGTTGACACCAAGTTGAATTCATAGAGTAGTCGCGTGGTCGCTTCTGCCAATTCATATTTGGGCGTCATAGTGGCTGAGAACTGATGCAAAGCCACCAATACGACGGCTGACAACGAAGGCACGCTGAGTCTCGCCACAAGGTGCCAGCGCGGACTCAGTAACACGACCGGGCTTGGAACCAAGATGTAGTAGAAAAACCCGGATTCCCAGCCCATCAGCGTAACGGCCAGTATGGCATGGGTGGTGACTTCTACCACCGCGATGATCAGTGCAGGCGTTTCATGGCGCCGTTTATTCAGCACCAGCGCAACGAAAAAAGCCCCTATGCTGACCAAGTTGAACGTCGCCAACTCCCAGGCAGCCAGTGTCCAGAAGATGGGGAAAAAACAAAGGTGAAGAATCAAACCCAATAGCAAGACATGCTGCGACGTGACGAAAAACCGGAAATCGCCGGGCCTCTCGTAATCGTTGCGGAGCAATTCAAGTACCCAATGCAGGCGTTTGGTTTGTAGACGGGGTGCGTCGTTCTCAGGGATTTGTTTCACGCTGGCTTACACCAGTTATTTATCATTTGATGTCACGGTGTATAGATTGTTATCGGCGACTTGTGGGTGGGCTGCAGTTTCAAGCAGCGGCCCTTGCGGCCACTGTGTTTTAGCCGAGAAAAACGCGATGGGGTTGTCCAGCCCGGCAGGTTGGCGGATGTGATCGGGTCGCTATTCGATGACGGGCGAAGGACCGAAATTTCCCGGGCGGAGACGGCCGGACTGCACTTGTGACGAACTGATGTGGTGCCGGATGATGAAAAATATGTGATGACCATCCTGATCGAACCGTGTGCAGTTGCGCACCCGATCACAGACCACGCGGTTGCTTTTCGACCGACGCGAGTGAATGGCCCGTCCCGTTCGCTCGAACGGGAGAATTACATCATTCCGGCGGAGTATTGTCCGACGATGCCTGGGTTGCAAAGGCGAGGCGTTCGCCGCCCCCGGCCTGTATCGCCGATATTGTCTCGGCGACACGCGCATAGCGGACCGCCTGATCGGCATCCAGACGTATGACGGCATCCGGTTGTTCGTCAAGGGCCTGGCTGATCGCACGGGGTATCTGCTCCAGTGGGACCGAGGTGCCGTCGACGGCCAAAGCGCCATCAGCTGCAAGCGTGACCTCGACGACCACCGGTTCGGCCAGCGGTGGCGCATCCGCCGCCGGCAATTCCACGCGAAGAGCCTGAGAGAATAGGGGCGCCAGCACAATGAATATCACGAGCAAGACGAGCATGACATCCACCAGAGGCGTGATATTGATATCGGCGACCGGTTGGCCGTGGCTTTTGTGCGTCCGACCTGCCATTAGTCTTTTTTCTCCGCGAAGACCAAATCAACGATATCCATTGCATTCTCGGCGGTGAGGGCATTGAGGCCGACTAAGGCCCGGGCCAGCAGATTGTAGGCGACCAATGCCGGAATAGCGGCCGCCAGACCGGCTGCAGTGGCAACCAGAGCCTCTCCCACTGGTCCGGCCACGGCGTCCAGCGTCAGGGCTTTCCCGGTGAGCGTCTGTAGGGCGTGCATGATGCCCCAGACCGTGCCGAGTAAACCGATGAAGGGCGCGGTGCTGCCGATGGTGGCCAGCATGGTCAGCCAGCGCTCGTGACCAAACCGGATCGGTTCCTGTGCCTCTCCCAGACGCTCTCGTAGCTCCGCCGGGGTGAAGTTTCGTCGCCGAATCAAGGTTCCGGTCACGGCCGCCAGTTGGCGGCTGGGACATTCCGCGGGAAGGTCGTCCAATGCGGACAGATCGTTGTTCTTGAGGTGACCGGCCGCTTTCTTTTCTTGTCTCCGCCAGGCCTGCAGTTGAAGCAGTTTAATCAGCGTGATCACCCACGTGACAAAGGACATGGCCGCCAGGGTAACGAATACCGAACGCACGACGAAATCGCCATGTGTCCACCAATCCATGAGGCTTCCATAGTTCATCTACTGTCTTTCCTCAACCGGTTTCGAGGCGAAATTGAATGGGTACGCGGACGGTGGATTGACGCGCCCGACCGTCAACCGTTGCGGGTCGGAAACGCCATTGGCGTACCGCCCTGAGCGCGGTCCGGTCCAGTACGGATCGTCCGGAACTCTCCTCGATCTCCACACGGATGGGCTTGCCCTGAGCATCCACGACGACGGAGAGCATGACCACACCCTCCCAGCCAAAGCGTCGCGCCGCCGACGGGTAGGGAGGCAGCGGGTTTTCACGGTAGGCGGCTGCCAGATCGATGGGCCGGTTTTCGGCTTGTGCGGGAGCTTCTGCGGCACGGGTTTGTTCCAATTCAGCGGGCGGACCCGGCGCGACGGCCGGTGGCGTTGCGGTCGCTGTTGTGTCTGATACCCCGGAGGTGTCTTCTGCCGGGGGCGGCACGTTGGGAACGGGATCCAGCGTCGGTTTAGGCTTCGGTAACGCCTTCTTCGCAGTCGGTTTCGGTGGCGGCGTTTCGGGCGTGATGGTTTTGTCGACGGGCGCCGGAGGCGCCGGTCGTGCTGCGGGCGTGATTTTAGCCGGTTGGCTGGGCGACTGCTCTATGGTTGGTGGTGACGGCAGGGTGACCAGCCGGACCGTTTGGAGCGCATCGATTGCGGGGGGTGTGGTTGGGCTGTCGAGCCACGCCATGGCGAACACGTGAACCGCCAAACTGACAAGCACGGCAGCCATGACGCGTCGGGCACTGACGGCGCTCGGAATCTCAACGGGTTCCGGTAAGTCCTTTTCGCTTAAGGAAAATTTTGGTTTCGGCGGATTTTCGATCGGAAAAGGTATTGCAGATGACATGGATCGGCCTAGGGTAATCGCAGCCGGATAAAGTGCCACGCGCCCATCGTGGCGACAAGCACTAACAATACAGCGGCGGAGGCCATCAGGATATCGCGTAGGTCTTTTCCAAATCCATCAAGGAAATGCCATTTGTGGATGTAGCCGAAAACCCATCCTTCCATTCGTGCCAAGGGACCGACATGTGCTGCCAAGGCACCGCTTCGGGTTTCGACGTACCAGTCATGCCCCGGGAGGTCTGTAAAACTGACCGAATACACCGGTAGGCGTTTGAAAATAAAGCCGTAGTCACCACCGAAAGCGCTGACCAATCGGGTCTGGGACGGATCATTCGCGGAGATGCCCGCGTAGCGAGCGGCCAGTTCGAGGGCGTGTGTGACGGCTGCGTCGGCTCGCAACGCAGCAGTGCTGGCGTCCAGATATTGATCCGCCTGCGGTGGCGGGCTTGTACCGGCACCGTGATGGCCATGGCCGCCGGCGGCTTGGGTCGGCCGGTTCTGAACTTGCCAATACGCCTTGCCGTCCATCCGGATCAGTTGGGCTTTGGTGATTGTGTCACGGTCCAGATGTTGACCGAGCATCGACCAATCCGCCGTGATTTCGGAAACGTGAAAGCGCTCGGGGGAGGGCAATTCCACCTCCGTCGCCCCGAGATGTTTTGCAGTCAGATGAAACAATCCGCTGAGCGCGAAGCCAAGGGCAGCCACAGAGATTAGTGCACCGAGGGAGCGATGCCAGCGCACGCTGACAGGTTTGTTGTCCGACAAATGGTTTCGGCGCCAGAGTACGCCGTAAACCAGCATTCCGGCGCTCGCGGTGAAGGCGCTGCCCAGCAGCAGTATCGCCATTAGCAAAAAGCTCCAGTGTTCGCCGGCCACCGGGCCCCAAGAATGCAGAAGTCGGAATAGTCGTCCGGTCAGCGCCTTGCGATCATCCGTTAAGGTTGCCAAGCGACCGCTGGCGGTTTCTACGTAGGCGCGCATCCCGTCGGGCCGCTGAAAATCCACGCGGTAAACGGGCAGTAAGCGATCGATATATAGGTAGTCCGAATCGAACGCCGTGATCAGACGGGTTTCGCCGACGCTGCTGAGTTCGTCGCCCAAATAATATCTGGCCAACTTCACGGCAAAAGCGTGCTCACCGTTCTCTCGAACTCGGCCGGTGGCCGCATCGAGCCATAGCACGCCCTCGTCGGTTTCGACCCGATAGTAGGGTTTGTGCTCGAAACCCAGCAATTGGAGAGACCGAAAAGTCTTGATGTCCAATGCGGAGAGAGCCGCACCAGGCGCCGTAACATCCGATAAGCGAACTGTCTCCGAAGGCGGGACAAATGCCGCTGGTTTCGGGTTGAGGCGACTGATGATGGGATGTGCCAGACCGCTCAGTCCCCACGCGATAACCGCCAAGCAGACAAAGATCCCCACCTTCTGATGCCAGCGGTGGAGCTTGGCACTGAGCGGTTCTCGCGCCTCAATCGCGTTAGTCGGAGGTTCCACACCGCTCATAGGAAGTCATACTTCATGCCAACGAACAGGGTCCTTGGTCGGCCGGGTGTGTAGGTTGGCCCCCATTTCGATGTGGTATCAGCGTAGAGCTCGTCGGTTGCGTTTAGGAGCTGGGCGTACAATTCCAGGCCGGTGTTGATCAGATAATAATTGGCCCGGAGATTCAGCAGATCGTGGCCTTCGTAAGTGCCCGTGTTGGCTTCATCCAGATACCATTCGCCGGTGTGCGCCCATTCCACTTCGAGTCGGCCACCGTTGAGAAAATCGGGCCGATAGCTCAGGCGTAAGCTGCCGAAGTCCTCCGGCGCGTCCGGTTGCGTGTTGCCGGAATAGTCGACCGTTGAAGAGACGGTCCATTCTTTGAACTTGTGTTCCGAGCGGGTGTAAGCCAGACCGAGCAAGAGCGTGTCGGTGATGGCCAGGTCTGCGCCGAGTTCCACGCCATAGTGTTCCGTTTCACCAGCGTTGACGTTTCGTCTTGCGCCCGTTTCATCGGTGATGTTGATAATGTCATCACGCTTTAGCAGGTAATATGTCGCGACCTCCCAGGCCAAACGATCGAACGACTGTCCACGTAACCCCAGCTCGACACTGTCGGCTTTGACCGGCTCGAGGTCGGTGGAATTGTCGTTGCTACCGGAGCGGAATAACTGACCGACGGTTGGAATGCGAAAGGCGTGTCGATAGCTGGCGAAACCGTTGAGGTTATCCGAAAACTGATACACCAGTCCGAGCTTGGGGCTGAAATGATCCAGGCGCAACGTCGTGTCGGCCGGCCGGCGATGGATGGCCTCGTTCGATGGCGTGCTTGGGTCGTCCAGGTCTCCGGCTTCTACGGTGGGTAGGTTGTTTTGGTAGTCGTAGCGCACCCAGTCGTAGCGCACGCCCCCGTTGAAGCGCAGTCGTTCGGTCAGCTGCCATTCGCTGTGCAAATAGGGTGAAACCGATTGGAAATCGACGTCGAAGTCGTACAGCTGATCGACGGCCGAATAAGCGAGCCAATAGGGGCCGGGGTCGCTGTCCGTACGGATGATATAGTCCTGAATGACGTAACCTTGGGTGTAGTCGAGGTCCACGCCCGCAATCCAGAACCCGTCCCGTTGGGCGAAATCCTGGCGGTATTTAAAAGCTAAACCGAGAGAATCGTGGCCGCTTTCGTTGACGTGGGCGTCCTGAGAGTCCAGAGCCGTCGTTCCAAGCCAGGGGATAAAGACTTCACGCCCTGTGTTCAAGGTCCAAGTGGCCAGATATTCCAGATCGTTGCTGCGCAAATACGGCGTCAGGCTGATCCGACCCGCTCCGGCCTCCCACTCGAATGCGGATGAAAGCCGCACGGCCGATACGTCCCGAAATCCGATGAGATTACCGGCCTGAGCGGGATCTTCGATGTAGTCCTCGAAACGAAGGCCCGATCCCCCGGTATCCATATCCAACTGGGTGGCGGTTAGCACGGTGTTCACGGTTGCGGCTCCGGCGCGGGTATTCCAGGCGCCGGTGAACGATTGTCGGTCGAATGCCGTATTCTCGCGCCACCCGTCGCTGTCGATCACATCCAGGTTGCCGCTGAAGCCCTGTTCGCCCACGCGCTTCGCACCCCGTATTCGGGCTCTACGCCAGCCGTACTCGCCAGCTTCCAGGCCGATTGCCAAGTCATCGGTCTGTTGTGGTTGACCGGAAAGGACATTGATCACGCCACCGATTGCATCACTGCCATAGAGCGCTGAACCCGGGCCCCGAAGGACTTCGAGTCCGTCCGCGCCTGAGACATTCACCTCGTAAAGCGAATTGTGATTGAAAAAGGCAGGCGATCGGATGGGAATACCGTTTTCCAGATAGAGATAGACCGGATCATAGGAGATGGGTTGACGAATAGCGGCCGCGACCCCTTGTCCCGTGCTGCCGAGTTGCACGATGTTGACGCCGGGAATTCGGTTGAATGCATCCGCCGGGTGGGTCGGGTTGATCTCCTCGATGTCCTCGCCTTGTACCACACCGATACTGGCGTCGGTGTCCGCCAAGGACGCTTCCTCACGCGTCGCGGTAACCACCACCGTGCCGAGCTTGTCTGTTTTGTTCTCCTCGGCCTGGATACCGCCCATGAACACAACCAGCCCCACCGCCATGCCGAGTGGGCCGCGCGCGTTTATCATGTTCTTCTCCTTGGATTCGCGACAAATTTTGCCATCCGGCAACGCACAAAGCCCGGCAGTATAGCCATGGCATTTTGAGGCCGGGAATGCGACATGTTGTCGCAGCGTTTACCTGGGATGAAGGGTTTTGGCGAGCGATTAATGCGATTGGGGGCGCCGCGACGGGCGACGTGATGGCGTTGCTCAGGTTGCCCCGTCGGGTGTGACGGCATTGCACCGCACCAGGTAACGAGCCAACGCCACCGCGTTGTTTCGGCGCGCATCTTTGGCGGCATAGAGCAGGGTAATACAGTCTTGAGTTGCCAACTCGAGCAGTGGGGCCAGGGTTTGGCGGCGTTGGTCGAGTTCGGCGAAATACCGCCGGACGAACTCGCTCCAACGAGATGGATCGTGTGAGAACCAGCGTCGTAGTGAGGGCGTCGGGGCTACGTCTTTGAGCCAGAGGTCGACGACCCCGGCGTCACGTTTCATACCTCGTGGCCACAGTCGATCCACGAGGATCCGCGTTCCGTCCTCATCAGAAGGTGTGTCGTAGACCCGTTTGATTCGCAAGCATGGCGAGTTTTCGGTCTGGACGGTCGAGTACTCCAAGGGCGCGCTCTCCGGTGGCCGTCGGAGTGCCTGTGTCGGCACGTTTGTTTTCGTGAGTTTATAACAGTGCTCGGACGATTGAGGGGTTCAATGATCGGTGCGGCAAAGCGGCTTGGTTATCTTCCATTCGGTCTGTTTCAGGTTCTCCGGGAACGTTTGTTGGCAATCGTATAGGCCGATGCCGTTGCCAGCAGTGAGCTGCGGTTTCGCAAGGAGCGGATGGATACAACCAGAAGGGAGTACGGAAATGAGTTATTGGGTGATCAAGACGCTGTCCTCGGTTGAAAATCCTCAATGGGTGGGAACCAGTGCCCAATTGGATCGATCAGCTTATTGGTCAGTCGCATATACCCTGGTCGGGCAAACCGTTTCGTCCTAAATGGACCGTCGCTGCGGCGGGGATAGCACGTGGACCGCTGGAAACGGAGCGTTACAATCGCCGGTGCGATGGGTTGCGGAAACAATGGGGTTGGGCGCGCGGGACAGAAGCGGTTCACCATAAAACATAGGGCCTTCTGAGAAGGCCCTACAATCGATATGGCTTGCTGGTAGCCACTTCTTATTGTTGTGACCGATTGGGCGATCGGCGTATTTGCCACGGAGATGACTGTTTCATGCCCAAGTTCCGGATACCCATCTTTTTTAGTGACTCGGAAGAAGGATGGGTGCGACGAGTATCCGGATCAATGAACGACCGACTTGTGACCCCAAGAGACCGTTCTGTCGGATGGTTTAGTTCTTATAGGTTCTCCTCCCGCTTTTTTGCCATGCATTTTAATTGATTGCTTGTTTAGGCGGCTGCAGGATCTGCTTGATTCGATGTGAATTTATTGTTGTCTTAGATCCGTTGCCTTTCGGTATGGTTAGATGCAGATAGCGTGCCAGAAATGTAAGCCAGCGCCTTAATGCAATGTAAGCCTTGGCTTACGTGGAGTGTACGCGTAGGCGGACGGACTATCATCCGTTGCT includes:
- a CDS encoding MotA/TolQ/ExbB proton channel family protein codes for the protein MNYGSLMDWWTHGDFVVRSVFVTLAAMSFVTWVITLIKLLQLQAWRRQEKKAAGHLKNNDLSALDDLPAECPSRQLAAVTGTLIRRRNFTPAELRERLGEAQEPIRFGHERWLTMLATIGSTAPFIGLLGTVWGIMHALQTLTGKALTLDAVAGPVGEALVATAAGLAAAIPALVAYNLLARALVGLNALTAENAMDIVDLVFAEKKD
- a CDS encoding biopolymer transporter ExbD, coding for MAGRTHKSHGQPVADINITPLVDVMLVLLVIFIVLAPLFSQALRVELPAADAPPLAEPVVVEVTLAADGALAVDGTSVPLEQIPRAISQALDEQPDAVIRLDADQAVRYARVAETISAIQAGGGERLAFATQASSDNTPPE
- a CDS encoding DUF488 domain-containing protein, with the protein product MPTQALRRPPESAPLEYSTVQTENSPCLRIKRVYDTPSDEDGTRILVDRLWPRGMKRDAGVVDLWLKDVAPTPSLRRWFSHDPSRWSEFVRRYFAELDQRRQTLAPLLELATQDCITLLYAAKDARRNNAVALARYLVRCNAVTPDGAT
- a CDS encoding TonB-dependent receptor, which produces MINARGPLGMAVGLVVFMGGIQAEENKTDKLGTVVVTATREEASLADTDASIGVVQGEDIEEINPTHPADAFNRIPGVNIVQLGSTGQGVAAAIRQPISYDPVYLYLENGIPIRSPAFFNHNSLYEVNVSGADGLEVLRGPGSALYGSDAIGGVINVLSGQPQQTDDLAIGLEAGEYGWRRARIRGAKRVGEQGFSGNLDVIDSDGWRENTAFDRQSFTGAWNTRAGAATVNTVLTATQLDMDTGGSGLRFEDYIEDPAQAGNLIGFRDVSAVRLSSAFEWEAGAGRISLTPYLRSNDLEYLATWTLNTGREVFIPWLGTTALDSQDAHVNESGHDSLGLAFKYRQDFAQRDGFWIAGVDLDYTQGYVIQDYIIRTDSDPGPYWLAYSAVDQLYDFDVDFQSVSPYLHSEWQLTERLRFNGGVRYDWVRYDYQNNLPTVEAGDLDDPSTPSNEAIHRRPADTTLRLDHFSPKLGLVYQFSDNLNGFASYRHAFRIPTVGQLFRSGSNDNSTDLEPVKADSVELGLRGQSFDRLAWEVATYYLLKRDDIINITDETGARRNVNAGETEHYGVELGADLAITDTLLLGLAYTRSEHKFKEWTVSSTVDYSGNTQPDAPEDFGSLRLSYRPDFLNGGRLEVEWAHTGEWYLDEANTGTYEGHDLLNLRANYYLINTGLELYAQLLNATDELYADTTSKWGPTYTPGRPRTLFVGMKYDFL
- a CDS encoding GGDEF domain-containing protein; protein product: MKQIPENDAPRLQTKRLHWVLELLRNDYERPGDFRFFVTSQHVLLLGLILHLCFFPIFWTLAAWELATFNLVSIGAFFVALVLNKRRHETPALIIAVVEVTTHAILAVTLMGWESGFFYYILVPSPVVLLSPRWHLVARLSVPSLSAVVLVALHQFSATMTPKYELAEATTRLLYEFNLVSTVFALTYISFFYQRGAWDADEKVSALTTELQRLARTDPLTGLLNRRAITELMTEEVHRYDRYRHPFVIVLADIDNFKRVNDRYGHKTGDAILKHVSQMIGTHARKSDQISRWGGEEFLMMLPNTNLHCAYQSIERLRKKLETEQLALSASPLTVTMTFGLCEYNPSEGLDRCIAAADERLYKGKRQGKNQVVPVPEPQADHTCSPTAT
- a CDS encoding energy transducer TonB, yielding MAAVLVSLAVHVFAMAWLDSPTTPPAIDALQTVRLVTLPSPPTIEQSPSQPAKITPAARPAPPAPVDKTITPETPPPKPTAKKALPKPKPTLDPVPNVPPPAEDTSGVSDTTATATPPAVAPGPPAELEQTRAAEAPAQAENRPIDLAAAYRENPLPPYPSAARRFGWEGVVMLSVVVDAQGKPIRVEIEESSGRSVLDRTALRAVRQWRFRPATVDGRARQSTVRVPIQFRLETG
- a CDS encoding PepSY domain-containing protein; the protein is MSGVEPPTNAIEAREPLSAKLHRWHQKVGIFVCLAVIAWGLSGLAHPIISRLNPKPAAFVPPSETVRLSDVTAPGAALSALDIKTFRSLQLLGFEHKPYYRVETDEGVLWLDAATGRVRENGEHAFAVKLARYYLGDELSSVGETRLITAFDSDYLYIDRLLPVYRVDFQRPDGMRAYVETASGRLATLTDDRKALTGRLFRLLHSWGPVAGEHWSFLLMAILLLGSAFTASAGMLVYGVLWRRNHLSDNKPVSVRWHRSLGALISVAALGFALSGLFHLTAKHLGATEVELPSPERFHVSEITADWSMLGQHLDRDTITKAQLIRMDGKAYWQVQNRPTQAAGGHGHHGAGTSPPPQADQYLDASTAALRADAAVTHALELAARYAGISANDPSQTRLVSAFGGDYGFIFKRLPVYSVSFTDLPGHDWYVETRSGALAAHVGPLARMEGWVFGYIHKWHFLDGFGKDLRDILMASAAVLLVLVATMGAWHFIRLRLP
- a CDS encoding GNAT family N-acetyltransferase, which codes for MNRSALVIREADLNDAPYCAQACVRIVQYLQQNVPHDVYTAALPGTVGAPTLAWVKGFIENPRSIALLAEIEDAPAGCLLATISETNMPATGFGEVGHIAGCWVEPAYRNHGIASDLVEHAEHWFRQQRVSRVELSYMAGNTVAQKAWTHLGYLPFRIFAHKEI